CAGATGGAGTATCGCTCGAAGCCGGGCGGCACCGAGGCACACATTCCGTGCATGCGATACCAACCCATCGCGATCAGCCATTTCTGCAATGGCATCTTCCGTCGCTGGTCTTGCTGGATCTTCCGTAGCTCTGCGGGAACGCGATCGTCCTGAAGCGGCGTCGCGCCATCGACGAAGACCAGCCCCGCGAGATCGCCCGGATAGTGCGCCGCATAGGAACGCATGTAGATTCCTGCGATGGAGTGGCCCATAAGAACGAAGGGCCTCTGGATACCCGCCTTCGCAACAAGCTGATGCAACTCCCCAGAGATGTGATCTGCGTCTCGAAGACCCGGCCGCGATGCGCTCCAGCCAAACCCCGCGCGATCGTAGGAACAGACCCTCGTCAGCGTCGACAGTACGGGTTGCACCTTGGCCCAGGCGGTAAAGTCATCGCCAAGTCCCGAGTCCAGGACTATTGTTGGGGAACCCTGTCCGGTGCAATAAAGATGCATCGCGTATCCCTCGACGTCGTAGAGATTTCCGGGAATCCCCGCTTGATGGCGATAGTGCCAGAGGCTCAGAGTGTT
This Granulicella aggregans DNA region includes the following protein-coding sequences:
- a CDS encoding alpha/beta hydrolase, giving the protein MKLSRILSRSALGLVFLIVLGAVTGAAYNTLSLWHYRHQAGIPGNLYDVEGYAMHLYCTGQGSPTIVLDSGLGDDFTAWAKVQPVLSTLTRVCSYDRAGFGWSASRPGLRDADHISGELHQLVAKAGIQRPFVLMGHSIAGIYMRSYAAHYPGDLAGLVFVDGATPLQDDRVPAELRKIQQDQRRKMPLQKWLIAMGWYRMHGMCASVPPGFERYSIWIKADSCIPSQVDAIEAELDAEQVSGEETIHAGPFGALPILIFSRDPQVLPSNWPTAVAKGNAVVWEQMQEEAKGLSSQSRRIIAKDSDHAIQDDRTDLVNQEVAIFLEQVRQHREFADNHSTIEE